A single genomic interval of Arthrobacter sp. NicSoilB8 harbors:
- a CDS encoding MmcQ/YjbR family DNA-binding protein, translating to MDAAALRALCLGFPGAFEDFPFGPETSVFKVRSAVSGGARHEAKMFALSAMDEADFSVSLKCEPALAQQLRAAHPEITGAWHLNKMHWNGVRLDGSLPDSMIRDMVEDSYDLVVASLSRRQQEQLGWARLAGGGRE from the coding sequence ATGGACGCAGCTGCACTCCGCGCGCTTTGCCTCGGGTTTCCCGGGGCCTTCGAGGACTTCCCCTTCGGACCCGAGACCTCGGTCTTCAAGGTCCGGTCCGCCGTTTCCGGCGGGGCCCGGCATGAGGCCAAGATGTTCGCCCTCTCGGCGATGGACGAGGCGGACTTCTCCGTCAGCCTCAAATGCGAGCCGGCCCTGGCCCAGCAGCTGCGGGCCGCCCATCCGGAGATCACCGGAGCGTGGCACCTGAACAAGATGCACTGGAACGGCGTGCGGCTGGACGGGTCCCTGCCCGATTCGATGATCCGCGACATGGTGGAGGATTCCTACGACCTCGTCGTGGCATCGTTGAGCCGTCGCCAGCAAGAGCAACTCGGCTGGGCCCGGCTGGCCGGCGGAGGCCGGGAGTGA
- a CDS encoding DUF1990 domain-containing protein translates to MNARIARGELNYPGIGATEHGPPPEGTECLVTQAYIGEGPAAYRRAVQGMLTWQLQKRSGLRVRAESGVVVPGTRVVSGFGVGPFRLNAPCEVVWVRRPVPGDGPQSAGFGYGTLPGHPVRGEEAFEISIDARGTVTISITAFGGPSNWFYAVGGAVTRRARSHVTSRYIRSAQELAAGVS, encoded by the coding sequence GTGAACGCGCGGATCGCCCGGGGTGAACTCAACTATCCCGGCATCGGCGCCACGGAACACGGCCCGCCGCCGGAGGGCACCGAATGCCTGGTCACACAGGCCTACATCGGGGAAGGGCCGGCGGCCTACCGCCGGGCGGTCCAGGGGATGCTGACGTGGCAGCTCCAGAAACGGTCGGGGCTGCGGGTCCGGGCCGAGTCCGGCGTCGTGGTGCCGGGGACCCGGGTGGTGAGCGGCTTCGGCGTCGGACCGTTCCGCCTCAACGCCCCCTGCGAAGTGGTCTGGGTCCGGCGGCCGGTGCCGGGTGACGGCCCGCAGTCCGCCGGATTCGGGTACGGCACCCTGCCGGGACATCCGGTCCGCGGCGAAGAGGCGTTCGAGATCTCCATCGACGCGCGCGGAACGGTGACGATCTCCATCACCGCCTTCGGCGGCCCGTCCAACTGGTTCTACGCCGTGGGCGGCGCCGTGACCCGGCGGGCCCGCAGCCACGTCACTTCCCGATACATTAGGAGTGCGCAGGAACTGGCCGCAGGTGTGAGCTGA
- a CDS encoding tetratricopeptide repeat protein has product MLDQQTLDRLWNFDDPALSESRFREALAESRYDTDERAELTTQLGRAIGLQGRYEEADALLDAVDGDEPTVAVRVLLERGRVLNSSGHPEMAVPLFEQAAELADHLGEEFLAVDALHMLAIADSAHAETWTRSALEYASTVHDERTKRWIVALHSNLGWTLHEAGRCTEAMVEFQLAEQWAGRIGTPRQQQLAREAIEAC; this is encoded by the coding sequence ATGCTTGATCAACAGACCCTTGACCGATTGTGGAACTTCGATGACCCGGCGCTCTCGGAATCCCGGTTCCGCGAGGCCCTCGCCGAATCCCGCTACGACACCGACGAACGGGCCGAACTCACCACGCAGCTGGGCCGGGCCATCGGGCTGCAGGGCCGCTACGAGGAAGCCGACGCCCTCCTGGACGCCGTGGACGGCGATGAGCCCACGGTGGCGGTGCGGGTGCTCCTGGAGCGCGGCCGGGTGCTCAATTCCAGCGGCCACCCCGAGATGGCCGTGCCGCTCTTTGAACAGGCCGCCGAACTCGCGGACCATCTGGGCGAGGAATTCCTGGCGGTGGACGCGCTGCACATGCTCGCCATTGCCGACTCGGCCCACGCTGAGACCTGGACCCGGAGCGCCCTGGAATACGCGTCCACGGTCCACGACGAGCGGACCAAGCGGTGGATCGTGGCGCTGCACAGCAACCTCGGCTGGACCCTGCATGAGGCCGGCCGCTGCACCGAGGCCATGGTGGAGTTCCAGCTCGCCGAACAGTGGGCCGGCCGGATCGGGACCCCGCGGCAGCAGCAACTGGCCCGCGAGGCCATCGAAGCCTGCTGA
- a CDS encoding putative quinol monooxygenase has translation MIFIVVKFKVKPEWSERWLGLVDDFTLATRQEPGNLWFDWSRSVEDANEFVLVEAFKDDAAGDHVNSEHFKKAMADMPQALAETPRIISRQIDGEGWDRMGELTVA, from the coding sequence GTGATCTTCATCGTCGTCAAATTCAAGGTCAAGCCCGAGTGGTCCGAGCGCTGGCTCGGCCTCGTGGACGATTTCACCCTGGCCACCCGGCAGGAACCGGGCAACCTCTGGTTCGACTGGTCCCGCAGTGTGGAGGACGCCAACGAATTCGTCCTGGTCGAGGCCTTCAAAGACGACGCTGCGGGTGACCACGTCAACAGCGAGCATTTCAAGAAGGCCATGGCCGACATGCCGCAGGCCCTGGCGGAGACGCCCCGCATCATCAGCCGGCAGATCGACGGCGAGGGCTGGGACCGGATGGGCGAGCTCACCGTCGCCTAG
- a CDS encoding DUF503 domain-containing protein: MWIGWIEFDLLLGDVHSLKEKRSVVRPVLAELKRRFDVSVAETDLHDQYRRTVIGVGLVAADRAHLVEVLAAVERFVAARPEMELLSARQRELRSDD, translated from the coding sequence ATGTGGATCGGCTGGATTGAATTCGACCTCCTCCTCGGCGATGTCCACAGCCTGAAGGAGAAACGCTCCGTGGTTCGGCCCGTGCTGGCCGAGCTGAAACGGCGCTTCGACGTCTCCGTCGCCGAGACGGACCTCCATGACCAGTACCGGCGCACGGTGATCGGCGTCGGACTGGTCGCCGCGGACCGGGCCCACCTCGTGGAGGTGCTGGCCGCCGTCGAACGGTTTGTCGCGGCCCGGCCGGAAATGGAGCTGCTCAGCGCCCGGCAGCGGGAGCTCCGCAGCGACGACTGA
- the purL gene encoding phosphoribosylformylglycinamidine synthase subunit PurL: MTETPAVAAPAETARKFNIDTVENAAKTPDTELPWAELGLKQNEFDEVVKVLGRRPTGAELAMYSVMWSEHCSYKSSKNHLRQFGDKVTDEMKKDMLVGIGENAGVTNLGDGWAVTFKIESHNSPSFVEPYQGAATGIGGIVRDIISMGARPVAVMDPLRFGAIDHPDTARVMHGAVAGIGGYGNSLGLPNIGGEMVFDSVYQGNPLVNALAVGVMRHEDIRLANASGKGNKVVLFGARTGGDGIGGASVLASESFDDTKPSKRPAVQVGDPFAEKVLIECCLELFKGSLVEGIQDLGAAGISCATSELASNGDGGMEVELTSVLLRDPTLTPGEILMSESQERMMAVVTPENIAAFEAVMDKWAVEYSWLGEVTDTGRLIITWEGEVIVDVDPRTVAHDGPVYDRPYARPEWQDAVQADSFTGSVQDTGRPSAPADLAAAITELVASPNMCSKSWITNQYDRYVGGNTALAFPDDAGVVRVDEETGLGVALATDANGRYTYLDPYHGAQLALAEAYRNVATSGAVPMAVSDCLNFGSPEDPDVMWQLAEAIRGLSDACMVLGIPVTGGNVSLYNQTGTTPIHPSPVVAVLGKFDDVARRTPSGWKEDGQAIYLLGTTAAELDGSEWSNLRGHLGGLPPKVDLAAERALGEILINASRDGMVDSAHDLSEGGLAAALVESSLRYGVGARIALQDVLDRDGVDLFTALFSETQGRAVVSVPRSEEIRFTDMCTARGFAHIRIGVVDAEGGTLEINGVETMNLDALREAHEATLPKYFG, from the coding sequence TGCTCCTACAAGTCCTCGAAGAACCACCTGCGCCAGTTCGGCGACAAGGTGACCGACGAGATGAAGAAGGACATGCTCGTGGGCATCGGCGAAAACGCCGGCGTCACCAACCTGGGCGACGGCTGGGCCGTGACGTTCAAGATCGAGTCCCACAACTCGCCGTCGTTCGTGGAGCCCTACCAGGGCGCGGCAACCGGCATCGGCGGGATCGTCCGCGACATCATCTCCATGGGCGCCCGCCCGGTGGCCGTGATGGACCCGCTGCGCTTCGGCGCCATCGACCACCCGGACACGGCCCGCGTCATGCACGGCGCCGTCGCCGGCATCGGCGGCTACGGCAACTCGCTGGGCCTGCCGAACATCGGCGGCGAGATGGTCTTCGACTCCGTCTACCAGGGCAACCCGCTGGTCAACGCCCTCGCCGTCGGCGTCATGCGGCACGAGGACATCCGCCTCGCCAACGCCTCCGGCAAGGGCAACAAGGTGGTGCTGTTCGGCGCGCGCACCGGCGGCGACGGGATCGGCGGCGCCTCGGTGCTTGCCTCGGAATCCTTCGATGACACCAAGCCCTCCAAGCGCCCCGCCGTCCAGGTGGGCGACCCGTTCGCCGAGAAGGTCCTGATCGAGTGCTGCCTGGAGCTGTTCAAGGGCTCACTCGTTGAGGGCATCCAGGACCTGGGCGCCGCAGGCATCTCCTGCGCCACGTCCGAGCTCGCCTCCAACGGCGACGGCGGCATGGAAGTCGAGCTGACCTCCGTCCTGCTCCGCGACCCCACCCTGACCCCGGGCGAAATCCTGATGTCCGAGTCGCAGGAACGCATGATGGCCGTGGTCACCCCCGAGAACATCGCCGCGTTCGAAGCGGTCATGGACAAGTGGGCCGTGGAGTACTCCTGGCTGGGCGAGGTGACCGACACCGGCCGCCTCATCATCACCTGGGAAGGCGAGGTCATTGTCGACGTCGACCCGCGCACCGTCGCCCACGACGGTCCGGTCTACGACCGCCCGTACGCCCGCCCCGAATGGCAGGACGCCGTCCAGGCAGACTCCTTCACCGGCTCCGTGCAGGACACCGGCCGGCCCTCCGCCCCGGCGGACCTGGCCGCCGCCATCACCGAGCTCGTTGCCTCGCCGAACATGTGCAGCAAGTCCTGGATCACCAACCAGTACGACCGCTACGTCGGCGGCAACACCGCCCTGGCGTTCCCGGACGACGCGGGCGTGGTCCGGGTGGACGAGGAAACCGGGCTGGGCGTGGCCCTGGCCACCGACGCCAACGGCCGCTACACCTACCTCGATCCTTACCACGGGGCGCAGCTGGCCCTGGCCGAGGCCTACCGCAACGTCGCCACCTCCGGCGCCGTGCCGATGGCGGTCAGCGACTGCCTGAACTTCGGCTCCCCCGAGGATCCCGACGTCATGTGGCAGCTGGCAGAGGCCATCCGCGGCCTGTCCGACGCCTGCATGGTCCTGGGCATCCCGGTCACCGGCGGCAACGTTTCGCTGTACAACCAGACCGGCACCACCCCCATCCACCCCTCCCCCGTGGTGGCTGTGCTCGGCAAGTTCGACGACGTCGCCCGCCGCACGCCGTCGGGCTGGAAGGAAGACGGCCAGGCCATCTACCTGCTGGGCACGACGGCGGCAGAGCTGGACGGCTCGGAATGGTCCAACCTGCGCGGACACCTCGGCGGCCTGCCGCCCAAGGTTGACCTCGCCGCCGAGCGCGCACTGGGCGAGATCCTGATCAACGCCTCCCGCGACGGCATGGTGGACTCCGCGCACGACCTCTCCGAAGGCGGCCTCGCCGCGGCCCTCGTGGAGTCCTCACTGCGCTACGGCGTGGGTGCCCGGATCGCGCTCCAGGACGTCCTGGACCGCGACGGCGTGGACCTGTTCACGGCGCTGTTCTCCGAAACCCAGGGCCGCGCCGTCGTTTCGGTGCCCCGCTCGGAGGAAATCCGCTTCACGGACATGTGCACCGCCCGCGGCTTCGCGCACATCCGGATCGGCGTCGTGGACGCCGAGGGCGGCACGCTGGAGATCAACGGCGTCGAGACCATGAACCTCGACGCCCTCCGCGAAGCCCACGAGGCCACCCTGCCGAAGTACTTCGGCTAG